The region CAAATTCTAAATCAAAACAATGAAAAATATATTTAAAGCCTTTTTAGGTTTAACAATAGCTGTAACAACACTTTCCTCTTGTGAAAGAGATACAACATTGCTAAATAATGATGGTAAACACCCATCTGATTTAAGTTCTGGAGTATTACTGTCAATGGGGCAAAATCAACAATTTTATAATATAGATAACCCAAGTGTTAACGCAAATAATTATAGATTCTTTGTTCAGCAATGGTCTGAAACAACTTATACTGATGAGGTAAACTATAACTTGATCACAAGAAATCAGCCTAGGTTTCATTTCAACAGAATGTATGTTTATAGTTTAAATAACTTCAAGAAAGCACAAGATGCTTTAGCTACGGAAGTGAATGATCCTGGTGTTGCTGCAAATAAATGGGTAACAAATGAGATTTCTTCTATTTTCGTTTGGGAAAATATTGTAGATACTTGGGGAGATGTTCCTTATACTGAAGCTTTGGCAGCTGTAAATGGTGGTTTTGCACCAAAATATGATGATGCAAAAACCATTTATGCTGATTTATTAAAAAGAATCGATGCTGCAATTGCTAAAATCAATCCTTCTGCAAAAGGATATGAAGTGAATGATATCGTTTACAAGGGTGATATGTCCAAGTGGAAGAAATTAGCCAATTCTGTTAAATTAAGATTAGCATTGAATCTTTCAGATGTGGATCCTGTTACTGCAAAAGCTGCAGCAGAGTCAGCTATTGCTTCTGGAGTTATGACTTCAACTGCAGATTCTTATTCTTTTGTTTATGATGGAGTAACATTTACCAATCCTGTTTTTGACAACTTAGTAGCTTCTAATCGTGATGACTTTGTTCCTTCAAATATATTAGTAGATTTTATGAATACTAATAATGACCCAAGAAGAGATGTATGGTTTACAAAAACAAAAGATGGTAAATATCTAGGTGGTGTTTATGGGGTTAAAAATACATACGGGAACTATTCTCATGTAGCGGACAGCTTTAAAAAAACAATAACTCCATCCAACTTGCTAAGCTATTCAGAAGTTCTGTTTATGAAGGCTGAAGGTGCAGCAAGAGGATTCAATATGGGAGATACTGCGGCAGGTTTATATGCAGCAGCAATTACGGAATCTATGACAGAGTATGGAGTAGATGCTACGAAAGCGGCAGCATATATTGCATCACGTCCATATGATGCAACGAACTGGAAAAAATCTATTGGAGAAGAATCATGGATTGCTATGTACAACAGAGCCTTTGCAGCGTGGAATTTTATAAGAAGATTGGATAATCCTATTCTTAAAAATCCAACTAACTCTAATACTAAAGGAGTTCCGGTAAGAATGATTTATTCAAGTGATGAGTATACACAGAATGAAAAAAATGTTAAAGCAGCAGCTGCTAAGATTGGCGGAGATGATGTAACGACTAAACTTTTCTGGGATAAAAACTAAAATTTATTTCAAACAATATTTAAACCGCCTTCGGGCGGTTTTTTATTTCGTAAATTTGCAGCTACAACTATTTTAAGAATGGAGATAAAAAAACAGATTCAGGATCAGATTACTGAGATTATTCAGCAGAAATACCAGTTAGAAGGTATTGCACTAGAAGTTCAGCAAAACAAAACCGATTTTGAAGGAGATTTCACTGTAGTGATTTTTCCGCTTGTAAAGCAGGCGAGGAAAAGTCCGGATGCATTGGGACAGGAATTGGGTGAAGAACTTATAGCAGCTACTGATTATATCAGGTCTTATCAGGTCGTGAAAGGATTCTTAAATCTTTCTCTGAAGAATGATTTTTTTATCAGTCAGGCTAAAAATTTAGGAACCGATTTGGGTAACCTTCCGGAAAAAAAGGAAACTATTATGGTAGAATATTCCTCCCCAAATACCAACAAACCTTTGCATTTAGGACACGTAAGAAATAACCTTTTAGGTTATTCCGTTGCACAAATACTGAAAGCTGCAGGTTACAATGTGATCAAAACTCAGATTATCAATGACCGTGGTATTCATATTTGTAAATCCATGTTGGCGTGGGAGAAATTCGGGAATGGTGAGACTCCTGAATCAACGGGGTTAAAGGGTGATAAACTAGTTGGTAATTATTATGTAAGATTCGATCAGGAATATAAAAAGCAGATTGAGGAACTAAAAGCTCAGGGACTAACAGAAGAGGAGGCTAAAAAGCAGGCTCCAATAATACTGGAAGCTCAGAAAATGCTATTAGACTGGGAAAATGGTGATGAAAAAGTACGTCAGCTTTGGGAAATGATGAATGGCTGGGTATATAAAGGTTTCAATGCAAGTTATGCTCGTATGGGGGTTGATTTTGATCAGCGTCAGTATGAAAGCAATACCTATATTTTAGGAAAAGATTTGATCCAGGAGGGACTGGATAAAGGCGTTTTATTCCGTAAAGATGACGGTTCCGTATGGATAGATCTTACAGAAGATGGTCTTGATCAGAAATTATTACTACGTTCCGACGGAACTTCTGTATATATGACTCAGGATCTCGGAACAGCAGTAGAGCGTTTTAAAGATAATGATATTCAGCAATTAATTTATACGGTAGGAAATGAGCAGGATTATCACTTCCAGGTATTATTTTTAGTACTTAAAAAGCTTGGATATTCATGGGCAGATCATTTACATCATTTATCTTACGGAATGGTGGAACTTCCTAATGGAAAAATGAAATCCCGTGAAGGAACTGTTGTTGATGCTGATGAATTAATGGAGGAAATGTATCTGACAGCAAAAGAAAAAGCTCAGGAACTAGGCAAGATGGAAAGTCTTACAGAAGAGGAAAAAGAGAAATCTTACGAAACGGTAGGCCTTGGTGCTTTGAAGTATTATATTCTGAAGATTGACCCAAAGAAAAAAATATTATTTAATCCGGCTGAAAGTATTGATTTCAATGGAAATACAGGACCTTTTATCCAGTATACTTATGCGAGAATTCAATCACTATTGAACAGAGCAGAATATAAAGAAGGTAATATTTCGGAGGACTATCAATTAAATGCTTCTGAAAAAGAATTATTGGTTATGGCTTCTCAGTTTAATGAAGTAATTGCTAAAGCTGCTGAAACATTAAGCCCTGCACAAGTAGCAAACTATGTTTATGATTTAGTGAAATCTTATAATTCTTTCTATCAGAATAATCCTATTCTTAATCAGGATGATGAAGATGCGAAACAACTTCGTCTTAAACTTTCCAAAGTAACCGGAAATATTATTCAGAAAGCTTTAGATCTTTTAGGAATAGGAACAGTCAACAGAATGTAATTTCCTAGATTTGAAATATAAAAACCTGCTAAAAAAGCAGGTTTTTTAGTTTTTATTTTGCTTTATTGGGACCTAATAAGAATTCTTTTGGGTGTTTCTTACCCAGAAGATGAGCTGTAAAATAATCCCAACGGCGTCTCATCATATAGTAGGTGTGTTCTCCAAAACCATGAGCACTGTTAGGGAAGGCAATGAAATCATAATCTTTATTTGCTTTTTCCAAAGCTTCAATTACCAAAAGAGCATTGTACGGAGGTACATTATCATCCATCATACCATGTGCAATAAGTAACTTGCCTTTCAGATTTTTAGCATAAAGCTGATTAGCCTGCGATGCATAATCCGAATTTTCTACAAGTCCGTTATACCTTTCACCCCAGTCATCTTCATAGTTACGGTTATCATGATTACCCGATTCTGAGATACCCACTTTAAAGAAATCCGGATATCTGAACATAGCTGCAGCAGTTGCAAAGCCTCCGCCTGAATGCCCCCAGATACCCACTTTATCCACATCTATAGGATATGTTGCTGCAAGTTGTTTAATGGCAGCGATTTGGTCAGGTAAAGTATTGATAGACATATTTCCATAGCTCATATCATGAAATGACTTTGAACGATATGGATTGCTGGTCCCTTCCAAAACTAAAACATAGGCACCTAGTTCAGCAAGGGCATTGTTATCGCCCTTCGATGCAGTGAAAGCCCAGCTTCCTACACTTCCGCCTTGTGGTCCCGGATAGATATAGTCAATTATCGGATATTTCTTACCTGCAACAATATGAGCAGGTTGGAAAAGAAGACCATAAACATCCGTAACACCATCGCCTGCTTTTAGCTTTACAGGTGTGGGAGCCTTCCATCCGGTAGCTTCCAAAGCTGTAAGATCAGCTTTCTCCAAATCCATAACTTTTGTACCATCCAGTTTTTTAACTAAAGAAACCGGTGCTACATTAGGTTGTGAATATTGATCTATGAAATGAGTGCCATCAGGTGAAAGCGTAATCTGATGGGTGCCTGTTTCCGGAGTCAGATTTTTGAAATTTTTCCCGGAAAAGTCTACAGAGCAAAGAGAAATAAAATAGGGATTTTCCTTTTGTAAACCTGCAGCCGTAAAGTATAATTTCCGGTTCTTTTCGTCTACTTTTAACAGATTAGCAACAAGCCAGTCTCCTTTAGTAATCTGATGTTTTACTTTTCCTGTTTTAGCATCATATAGATAAAGGTGTCCCCAATTATCTCTTTCGGAGTACCATAATACTTCATTTGTTGCAGGTAAATAACGCCAGTTAATTGCATTACGTCCGGATTCAAATTGAGTAGCAACAGTTTCTTCAAAAACTTCACGAATGGAACCGTCTTTTGCATTGGCGATCCTGAATTTTGCATTCTTGTGATCTCTGGAGCTGGATACAAAAGCTACTTCAGATCCGTCCGGATTCCAGTCGATATCGTCGAAAGTTCCGCTAGAAGCGATATCATCACTTAGTGTGCCTCTGTGGAAATCGGGCTTCATTTTGAAACGAACTAAATTGCCGTTTTCGGTATCTATAACGACTCTGTGTAACATCGGAAGGATTGTATCACCAGGTAATGGATATTTCCATGCTTTTAATTGTGGATGTCCGACATTAGTAGTTACCAGATACATTTCACCTACATTTCTTTCATCCATCTGAAAAGTAGTAATCTTTTTAGAATCTGGTGACCATCTTAGGATAGGGGCATCACTGTGTTTCCAGCCAGCATTATCTGTCGCATATCCAAAATCTTTTATTCCGTCAGTAGTCAGCTGTTTTTTTTCATGAGTAGTTGTATCCTCTATCCACAGATTATAATTATCGATATAAGCCAGCTTCTTCCCATCAGGAGAGATAACGCCAGGTTTATTATTTTTCCTTTGTGGCGGTGTAATTGGAGAGCTGGAATTTTTTGTATTTGTCTGAACAGGAGTTTCAGTCTTAGCCTTTTTCTCAAGAGTTACATAAACATTGGTAAGCTCTCCTGCTGATGAGGTTTTGTTATATTTAAAACCTTTGCTGTCTTTATCCCATATCAGGCCATTCATTACATTTCGGACCAGGGGAGCGGTTTTGTAAAACAACCTGCTTTCAGCCCTTTTATAATCTGCAACAGTAACAGAATCCTGAGCATGAAATAAAGAAACAGATACAGACCCTAATGCAATCAGAGCCAATTTTGAATACTTCATATTATTACTAGTTAATTAGAATAACAAATATCGTAATATGAATGCTAATAAATTAATAAAAAAGACAGTGAATTGATATTAATTAGTCCTCATGACTATTTGTACCATATTTTCCCTGTTTTACTTTACTCAGTAATTCCAATTCAATTCTTATCTTTAAACTATGAAAACAGGTTTACTCACATTATCTTTTATTATTTTCAGTAGTTATTATCATGCACAAATAAAACCTTCACCAAAGGTTGAGTCCGGCGTATCCTATGAATTAGCTCAGTTTAGAAAAAGCACACTGAGCAATATTAAATACGAGTTAGACCTGGATATTCCTGAAAGTAAAACCGACAGAATTTCGGGAACGGAAAATTTGACTTTTAATTATAAAAAACGGAGTGATGTACCATTGCAGATTGATTTTAAAGAAAATGCAGCCTCTTTGTTGTCTGTATCGGTGAATGGACAGGCGATAAAGCCTGTTCTTGAAAATGAACATATTTTAATAGATCAGAAATATCTGAAATCAGAACATAACCAGGTTACTTTTAAATTCTTAGCAGGTAATTCGGCACTGAACAGACGCGATGGATATTTATACACTCTATTTGTTCCGGACCGTGCGAGGACTATGTTTCCGTGTTTCGATCAGCCTAATCTGAAGGCAAATTATTCTTTAACACTAACAATCCCTGAAAAGTGGAATGCCATGGCCAATGGAGTGTTGAAAGAAACAACTGTAAAGCAAGGACGAAAAAAAATGATTTTTGCGCAATCAGATTTATTACCGACATATCTGTTTTCTTTTGCTGCCGGAGATTTTAAATATTTTAAAGAAAAAATAGGCTTAGAGGATGCAGGGATGCTATATCGTGAAACAGATACTATAAAGATTAAGAATAGTATGGATTCTATTTATAATCTTTACAGAAATTCACTTGCATACTATGAAAAATGGACAGGTATTCCGCATCCTTTCCAAAAACATGGGTTGGTTGTTGTTCCTGATTTCCAATTTGGAGGCATGGAACATCCGGGAGCTATCCTGTTTCAAAACTCTACTTTATTTTTAGATAAAAATGCAACGCAAAGTCAGTTGAATAATCGTTCTAATCTTCTCGCTCATGAAGTCGCCCATCTGTGGTTTGGGGACATGGTTACCATGGATTGGTTTAATGATGTATGGACAAAAGAAGTTTTTGCCAACTTTATGGCAGATAAAAGTACAGGAGCTTCTTCAGATAAGAGTGTTTATGATCTGAAATTTCTGACAACACACTTTCCTGCTGCATATTCTGTAGACCGTACTATAGGAGCTAATCCTATCCGTCAGGTTCTGGATAATCTGCAAAATGCGGGAATGATGTATGGTCCGATTATTTATAATAAAGCGCCTATTATGATGCGTCAGTTGGAATTACTGATTGGTGAAGAAAATTTCAGAAAAGGAATTAGTGAATACCTGAAAAAATACGCTTATAGCAATGCTACATGGCCTGATCTTATTACAATTCTGGATAATCAGACACCCGAAGACCTGCAAAGTTGGAATAAAGTATGGGTGAATGAGCCCGGGAGACCAATAATCGATTATACAATAAAATATAAAGGAAATAAGATCGAGAATTTCAAAATTTCTCAGCATCCGGAGCATGGAGATACTCAGAAACTCTGGCCACAAGAATTTCAGATTAGTTTATTTTATCCTGATAAAATTGAAAAAGTTGATGTAAGGTTTTCCGAAAAGCAGCAGGATATACCTGAACTAAAAGGAAGGCAGAAACCTTTATTTGTTCTTCAAAATTCATCGGGAATAGGCTACGGAGTGTTCAATGTGGATAATGATTTAATAAGCGGCTTTTCATTGATAAAAGATCCTGTGAGCAGAGCCAGTGCTTATATCTCATTGTATGAAAATATGCTGGGTGGATCAGGTATTACGCCACAAGAATTATTGCACTTTTTTGCAGGGCAACTACAAAAGGAAAGTACTGAACTTAACCTAAGACTTATCACAGGTTATATTTCCGGGATATATTGGGGATTTCTAACTGAAAGTATAAGAAATAAAGAATCTGAAAGTTTAGAAAATATTGTATGGAATGCCTTACAGAAACAGGCTGCGGTTAATAATAAAAAGAATTTGTTCGATTGCTATCAGGGAATTTTTCAGTCTAAGAAGGCATACGATAATTTGTATACAATATGGAAATCACAGACTGCACCACAAAGTATTACTTTAAATGATGAAGACTTTACAAGCCTTGCATTAGCTTTGTCATTACGAAATAATAACAATAACGATCTTTTACAGGAGCAATTAACCAGAATTAAAAATCCTGATCGAATTAACCGGTTCAAAATTATTATGAAGGCAGCTTCTTCGGATAAAAAGATTCGGGACGAATTTTTTAATAGTCTTGCAGAAAGGCAAAACAGATCCAACGAATCGGCTGTCGGTTCTGCACTAGGATATTTACATCATCCGTTAAGACAGCATACTTCTATTAATTATCTGCCGCAAACTTTAGAATTGTTGAAGGAAATACAGAAAACTGGAGATATCTTTTTCCCGGATAACTGGCTTCGTTCTACTTTTAGCAGCTACCAGAATCCTAAAGCACTTACTGTTGTCAATCAGTTTATTCAGCAAAATCCTGATTACAATTCAATTCTGAAGAATAAAATTTTACAGGCGACTGAAAACCTTAGAAGAGCTCAAAAACTGGTAAAATAAAAGTAATGTTGTCCTTTGCAAGAGATTGCTGTAAATTTGGATTATGAAGATTGATTTTTCAAAAAATATTAGTGCGGAGAACCTAAAACCTCAAAATGACTTTGATGAAAAAGTTGAAAACTTTTTAGAAGAATGGTTCTCAGATTCTGAAACAGTTGAAGTGCAGACTTCTGGTTCAACAGGGATTCCGAAAAAATTCCCAATTGAAAAATCCCGAATGCTGAGTTCTGCAGAAATGACCTGCAATTTTTTAAATCTGAAAGAAGGAGACTCTGCATTATTATGTCTTCCTGTAGAATATATCTCCGGCAAAATGATGGTTGTTCGGTCGGTGTTCAGAAAATTGAAACTTACGATTGCCGAGCCTAAATTGGATCCGCTTAAAGATATTGAAGAACCTACTCGCTTTTGTGCAATGACACCATTGCAGGTTGAGAATTCTCTGGATAAAATACATTTGATAGAGAATTTAATAATTGGTGGAGCAGCTGTATCTGAAAGTCTGAAGAAAAAGCTGATCGATATTTTAGAATGTAAACAGGCAGCATCCAAAGTTTATGAAACATATGGAATGTCTGAAACACTTTCTCATATTGGACTGAAACAGATTTATCCGGAAGGTGAAGATTATTTTACGCTTTTCGATGGTGTGGATATTTCTTTGGATGATCGTGGCTGTCTTCAGATTTTAGCACCTAAAATTAATGCTGAACTACTACAGACTAATGATATCGTTGACGTACTGAACCCTAAACAATTCAGGTTTTTAGGACGAGCGGATAATGTGATTAACTCCGGTGGAGCCAAAATATTTCCTGAGCAATTAGAAGCTCTGGTAAAAAAGCATATCTCTAATGAAGCAGTTTTTATGGGAATTCCGGATGAGGTACTAGGGCAGAAATTAATCTTGGTTATTGAGGCAGATGAAAACGAAATACTGAGATATCAGGTCCTGGATGTTAAATATGGAAAGCCTTTTCATAAACCCAAAGAAATTGTATTTGTATCTAAAATTCCAAGGACACCTAACGGTAAGGTAAACCGAGGGGAACTTCTGAAACTTATAACGAGATAGTCTTTTATCTTTGCTTTTGATTCTTGTATCTTTATAAAATGAAAGATTTCTCTTCAGAATTAAGCTTTAAAACTGCACGGAGTAGTGGAGCAGGAGGGCAGAATGTGAACAAAGTAGAAACCATGGTCACTGCCCGCTGGGCCATATGGGAGTCTAAATTCTTTTCGGATGAGGAGAAAAAACTGATTTTTGAAAAACTGAAAAATAAGATCAGCGCAGAAGGCTATTTACAAGTAAGTGCTCAGGAATCCCGCTCTCAGTTGGATAATAAAGAGAGGGCTATTCAAAAATTGCTGGAGTTGGTGGACAAAGCATTATTTGTACCTCAAAAAAGATTCAAAACAAAACCAACAAAGTCTTCTAAAGAAAAAAGGCTAAATCAGAAAAAACAGCATTCCGAGAAAAAGGAGAACCGAAAATTCAGAATGTAGAGACATAATAACAATCAGTATTTCACTGTCAAAATCTCAAATCCCAAACTTTATTTTTCCCTATCTTTGCAAAAATTAAATAATAAAAAAAATGAGCAATAGACCCATTTCTGATTTTATAGAAAAATATTATTTACACTTTAATGCAGCAGCTTTAGTAGATGCTTCTAAAGGTTATGTTGCCCACCTTAAAGATGGCGGGAAAATGATGATTACTTTAGCAGGCGCAATGTCTACTGCTGAGTTAGGTAAAATTTTAGCAGAAATGATCCGTCAGGATAAAGTAGCTATTATTTCTTGTACAGGGGCTAACCTTGAAGAAGATTTAATGAACCTTGTAGCACACTCTCACTACGAAAGAGTTCCTCACTACCGTGATCTTACTCCACAAGAAGAATGGGATCTTTTAGAAAGAGGTCTTAACCGTGTAACAGATACTTGTATTCCTGAAGAAGAAGCTTTCAGAAGATTACAAAAACATATTTACGAAATCTGGAAAGATGCAGAAGCTAAAGGAGAAAGATATTTTCCGCATGAATACATGTACAAAATGCTTCTTTCAGGTGTATTAGAGCAATACTATGAAATTCCTAAAGAAAATTCATGGATGCTTGCTGCAGCTGAGAAAAACCTACCAATTGTAGTACCGGGATGGGAAGATTCTACAATGGGTAACATCTTTGCATCGTACTGCATTAAAGGAGAATTAAAAGCTTCTACAATGAAGTCAGGTATTGAATATATGACTTACTTAGCAGACTGGTACAAAGGTAACAGTAGTGGAAAAGGAGTTGGATTTTTCCAGATTGGTGGAGGTATCGCAGGAGATTTCCCTATTTGTGTAGTTCCGATGATGTATCAGGATCTTGAAATGCACGATGTGCCTTTCTGGTCTTACTTCTGTCAGATTTCTGATTCTACAACATCTTATGGTTCTTATTCCGGAGCTGTTCCGAATGAGAAAATTACATGGGGTAAATTAGATATCCATACCCCTAAATTTATTGTGGAAAGTGATGCTACAATCTGTGCACCGCTAATGTTCACTTACATTCTTGAAAATTCTTAATAGAAACAGAATATAAATTTCTTAATAAAAGGCTTATTGGATAAGCCTTTTATTTTTACAATGCAGTCTCCAAACTCTGTTAAATACGATGCCCTTACAGGGATGCGTGCTATTGCTGCGATTATGGTATTTGTTTATCATAACCGCAAATACTGGCGCAATGATCTTCCATGGCCAGTCATGCGTTTTATTAGTGAATGGCATATTGGAGTAACTGTATTCTTTGTTCTAAGTGGTTTTCTGTTGGCTTATCGCTATCAGGATACACCGCTGGAAAACAAAAAAAGCTATCTGAAATATATTTTATTAAGGATTGCCCGAATATTTCCGTTGTACTGGATCTTGCTTAGTTTTTACTTTCTGGATACGGAATATTCTAAAAATGTGAACACCAATTTTCTCCAATATTCACTATTGTACTCTTTATTCGATCAGTATGTTCTTACGGGAATTGTGCAAGCGTGGTCACTCAGTGTGGAATTCTTTTTTTACTTACTGTCACCGGTACTCTTTCTTTTACTAAAGAAAAATTGGCAGTATTGTATGTCATTGATGTTGGGGTTATTTTTTCTAAGTTGCGCTGTTGGCTATGGATTACATTGGTATAATGCAAATCCTAAAGGATTCTTGTATCCGCTGAATTTTATTATGAGTAATACTTTTTTCGGAAGAAGTACAGAATTCTTTTTCGGAATGTTATTAGCTTATATGCTGAAGCAGGAAAGTAAAGTAAGTACATTGTTGAAGCTAAAGAATCCTACATTGTACGGAGGGCTTTTAATACTGGTGTTTACAATTGCTATTGCTTTTTTTGCCAGAAATAATTTTGTGCATGGAGTGGAACGTTGGGAAGGCAGATTAATTCATGAATTGTTTCTTCCTCCTGCTATAGCATTATTCTTTTGGGGATTAATGTCTGAAAAAACATGGGTATCCAGATTTTTATCCACAAAGTTTCTGGTTCTTTTGGGAAATGCCTCTTTTGTTTTTTATCTTATCCACATCAGTTACTTTAATCTAAAACTTAAATCCTATCTATACTTACCCGATCGCAATTTTGTATTGCTTTGGATTTGCTCTATCATAATCTATCTATGGATAGAGAAACCTCTTTACAAGCTGTGCAGAAATCTTATTGCTAAAATTTAGTTATCCACATAATACTTCGGGGCTGTTTTCTTTAGGATAAAGAAATAGACTATTGACAATTCGTGAATAACTACTAACTTTAACTTCTATATGAAGGAAAAAGTATTAATGAACTGGAGCGGAGGAAAGGACTCCGCAATGGCACTTTATAATATACTCAATAACAAAAACTATAAGGTTGAAGGCTTGCTTACCTCCGTTAATGCTGCTAATCAGAGAATTTCTATGCATGGCGTAAGCGGAGAAATGTTAGTAAAACAAGCTGAAAGTATAGGTTTACCACTTACTAAAATTAATTTACCTGAAGCATCGGATATGACTGCTTATGAAAATATAATGGAGCAGACTTTATCCACATTTACGGAGCAAGGAATAGAAACATCAGTATTTGGTGATATTTTTCTGGAAGATTTGAGGAAATACAGGGAACAACAATTGGAAAAAATTGGGTGGAAAGCAGTTTTCCCTCTTTGGAAAAAAGATACCCGAAATCTGGTCTATGAATTCTTAGAACTGGGCTTCCGTACCAGAATCTGCTGTATTAATAAACAGTATCTGGATTCCGATTTTTTAGGATGTGATCTGGATGAATATCTTATTGATAAACTTCCTGAGAATGTAGATCCTTGTGGTGAAAACGGTGAGTTTCATACATTTGTATACGCAGGACCTGTATTTCAAAATAACCTGAGAATTAAGAACGGAGAAAGAGTTGAAAAATCTTATAATCATGATGGAAAGTCTTACGGATACGAGTTTTGTGATATCCTATTAGAGAATCATCAGTAGGTATATTGTTAGAAAATATTTTTTAACTTTAGATAAACATATTCTTCATGGATCAGCAGTTTAAAGATCAGGTTTTTGAAATTATCAGGATGATACCCAAAGGCAGAGTAACATCTTATGGTGCTATTGCAAAAGCTGTAGGTTACCCAAATCATTCCCGGCACGTAGGAAATGCATTACGACATTATGATGCAGATTTTCCGGCACACAGAGTTTGTAATTCGTCGGGTGTTATTACAGCTGAATCCTGTATTTCGGATTTTACTAAAAAGCTTGCCAAAGAGGGTGTAGATGTAAAGGGAAATAAAATTCAGAACTTCAGAAAAATCTTTTGGGATCCGTTAAACGAAATTTAATAATGTCAGATTTTCTCAGAAAGCATATAGAAAATATTGTCCACCTATCCGATGCGGAATATGAAGAAATCCTGGGCTTCTTTCAGCTCAGGAAATACAGAAAAAGACAATTTCTGATTCAGGAAAACCAAATGGTAAACGAATTGTTTATTGTGAAATCAGGATTGTTAAAGTGTGGTATGATTGACGATTCCGGTAAAGAACAAATATTGCAGTTTGCTACAGAAGACTGGTGGATTTCGGACTACACCGCTTTTTATAAACACCAGCCTGCACGCCTGGCTGTAGATTGTATAGAAGACAGCGAAGTTTACTCCATTACCTTTGAGCATATGAATGAGGTATGCAGAAAGATACCAAAAGCAGAACATTTTTTCCGTGTGAAAAGCAATTTAGGTTATTGTGCATTACAGGATAGGGTTCTGGCACTCATGACTAAAACAGCAAAGGAACGTTATGAGGACTTTATTCATCAGTATTCCGAATGGGGGAGCAGAATACCCAAACAACTTATTGCCAGTTA is a window of Elizabethkingia anophelis R26 DNA encoding:
- a CDS encoding M1 family metallopeptidase; protein product: MKTGLLTLSFIIFSSYYHAQIKPSPKVESGVSYELAQFRKSTLSNIKYELDLDIPESKTDRISGTENLTFNYKKRSDVPLQIDFKENAASLLSVSVNGQAIKPVLENEHILIDQKYLKSEHNQVTFKFLAGNSALNRRDGYLYTLFVPDRARTMFPCFDQPNLKANYSLTLTIPEKWNAMANGVLKETTVKQGRKKMIFAQSDLLPTYLFSFAAGDFKYFKEKIGLEDAGMLYRETDTIKIKNSMDSIYNLYRNSLAYYEKWTGIPHPFQKHGLVVVPDFQFGGMEHPGAILFQNSTLFLDKNATQSQLNNRSNLLAHEVAHLWFGDMVTMDWFNDVWTKEVFANFMADKSTGASSDKSVYDLKFLTTHFPAAYSVDRTIGANPIRQVLDNLQNAGMMYGPIIYNKAPIMMRQLELLIGEENFRKGISEYLKKYAYSNATWPDLITILDNQTPEDLQSWNKVWVNEPGRPIIDYTIKYKGNKIENFKISQHPEHGDTQKLWPQEFQISLFYPDKIEKVDVRFSEKQQDIPELKGRQKPLFVLQNSSGIGYGVFNVDNDLISGFSLIKDPVSRASAYISLYENMLGGSGITPQELLHFFAGQLQKESTELNLRLITGYISGIYWGFLTESIRNKESESLENIVWNALQKQAAVNNKKNLFDCYQGIFQSKKAYDNLYTIWKSQTAPQSITLNDEDFTSLALALSLRNNNNNDLLQEQLTRIKNPDRINRFKIIMKAASSDKKIRDEFFNSLAERQNRSNESAVGSALGYLHHPLRQHTSINYLPQTLELLKEIQKTGDIFFPDNWLRSTFSSYQNPKALTVVNQFIQQNPDYNSILKNKILQATENLRRAQKLVK
- a CDS encoding deoxyhypusine synthase family protein — its product is MSNRPISDFIEKYYLHFNAAALVDASKGYVAHLKDGGKMMITLAGAMSTAELGKILAEMIRQDKVAIISCTGANLEEDLMNLVAHSHYERVPHYRDLTPQEEWDLLERGLNRVTDTCIPEEEAFRRLQKHIYEIWKDAEAKGERYFPHEYMYKMLLSGVLEQYYEIPKENSWMLAAAEKNLPIVVPGWEDSTMGNIFASYCIKGELKASTMKSGIEYMTYLADWYKGNSSGKGVGFFQIGGGIAGDFPICVVPMMYQDLEMHDVPFWSYFCQISDSTTSYGSYSGAVPNEKITWGKLDIHTPKFIVESDATICAPLMFTYILENS
- a CDS encoding acyltransferase family protein; its protein translation is MDKPFIFTMQSPNSVKYDALTGMRAIAAIMVFVYHNRKYWRNDLPWPVMRFISEWHIGVTVFFVLSGFLLAYRYQDTPLENKKSYLKYILLRIARIFPLYWILLSFYFLDTEYSKNVNTNFLQYSLLYSLFDQYVLTGIVQAWSLSVEFFFYLLSPVLFLLLKKNWQYCMSLMLGLFFLSCAVGYGLHWYNANPKGFLYPLNFIMSNTFFGRSTEFFFGMLLAYMLKQESKVSTLLKLKNPTLYGGLLILVFTIAIAFFARNNFVHGVERWEGRLIHELFLPPAIALFFWGLMSEKTWVSRFLSTKFLVLLGNASFVFYLIHISYFNLKLKSYLYLPDRNFVLLWICSIIIYLWIEKPLYKLCRNLIAKI
- the arfB gene encoding alternative ribosome rescue aminoacyl-tRNA hydrolase ArfB, giving the protein MKDFSSELSFKTARSSGAGGQNVNKVETMVTARWAIWESKFFSDEEKKLIFEKLKNKISAEGYLQVSAQESRSQLDNKERAIQKLLELVDKALFVPQKRFKTKPTKSSKEKRLNQKKQHSEKKENRKFRM
- a CDS encoding AMP-binding protein, which gives rise to MKIDFSKNISAENLKPQNDFDEKVENFLEEWFSDSETVEVQTSGSTGIPKKFPIEKSRMLSSAEMTCNFLNLKEGDSALLCLPVEYISGKMMVVRSVFRKLKLTIAEPKLDPLKDIEEPTRFCAMTPLQVENSLDKIHLIENLIIGGAAVSESLKKKLIDILECKQAASKVYETYGMSETLSHIGLKQIYPEGEDYFTLFDGVDISLDDRGCLQILAPKINAELLQTNDIVDVLNPKQFRFLGRADNVINSGGAKIFPEQLEALVKKHISNEAVFMGIPDEVLGQKLILVIEADENEILRYQVLDVKYGKPFHKPKEIVFVSKIPRTPNGKVNRGELLKLITR